One window of Ziziphus jujuba cultivar Dongzao chromosome 5, ASM3175591v1 genomic DNA carries:
- the LOC125423094 gene encoding MDIS1-interacting receptor like kinase 2-like codes for MHNVMKLIFLISGLARILKVESSNWTSFAGTFGYAAPELAYTMEVNEKCDVYSFGVVTLEIIMGKHPGDLISTISSTSSLSFSLSDKSALVDLISTISSTSSSSFSLSDKLALVDILDQCILPTIYDDEVAGEVVSLAKIASACLNGSAQCRPTMKEISQELMLTHRG; via the exons ATGCACAATGTGATGAAGCTCATATTTCTGATTTCGGGACTGGCCAGGATTCTTAAAGTTGAGTCATCCAACTGGACTTCATTCGCTGGAACTTTTGGATATGCTGCTCCAG AACTTGCTTATACCATGGAGGTGAATGAAAAATGCGATGTTTATAGCTTCGGAGTAGTGacattggaaataataatgggGAAACATCCAGGGGATCTCATCTCCACAATATCATCAACTTCATCATTATCATTCTCACTGTCTGATAAGTCGGCTCTGGTGGATCTCATCTCCACAATATCATcaacttcatcatcatcattctcACTGTCTGATAAGTTGGCTCTGGTGGATATTTTAGACCAATGTATATTGCCTActatatatgatgatgaagtCGCAGGGGAGGTAGTCTCTCTGGCCAAGATAGCATCCGCATGCTTAAACGGCAGTGCACAATGTCGTCCAACAATGAAAGAAATCTCTCAGGAGCTAATGTTGACTCATAGAGGCTAA